Proteins encoded in a region of the Mycolicibacterium duvalii genome:
- a CDS encoding ribonuclease J, with translation MDTALTPPGPLDPGGLRVTALGGINEIGRNMTVFEHLGRLLIVDCGVLFPTHDEPGVDLILPDLRHIEGRLEDVEALIVTHAHEDHIGAIPFLLKMRPDIPIVGSKFTLALVTEKCREHRIKPVVVEVAERQSSTHGVFECEYFAVNHSIPGCLAVGIHTGAGTVLHTGDIKLDQLPLDGRPTDLPGMSRLGDAGVDLFLCDSTNSEIPGVGPSESEIGPALHRLIRGAQGRVIVACFASNVDRVQQIIDAAVALGRRVSFVGRSMVRNMGIARDLGYLRVADQDVLDIGAAEMMPADRVVLITTGTQGEPMAALSRMSRGEHRSITLTDGDLIILSSSLIPGNEEAVFGVMDALAKIGARVVTNQQARVHVSGHAYAGELLFLYNGVRPRNVMPVHGTWRMLRANAALAARAGVPEENIVLAENGVSVDLVAGRARIAGAVSVGKMFVDGLITGDVGDATLGERLILSSGFVAVTVVVRRGTGKPAAPAYLYSRGFSEDPKALEPVARKVETELENLAAQNITDPTRIAQAVRRTVGKWVGETYRRQPMIVPTVIEI, from the coding sequence GTGGACACCGCGCTGACCCCACCCGGACCGCTGGACCCGGGCGGCCTGCGGGTGACCGCTCTGGGCGGAATCAACGAAATCGGCCGCAACATGACGGTTTTCGAGCACCTGGGGCGCTTGCTGATCGTCGACTGCGGCGTGCTGTTTCCCACCCATGACGAGCCCGGGGTGGACCTGATCCTGCCGGATCTGCGCCATATCGAGGGCCGCCTCGAGGACGTGGAGGCGCTGATCGTCACCCACGCCCACGAGGACCACATCGGCGCCATCCCGTTCCTGCTGAAGATGCGGCCCGACATCCCGATCGTCGGCTCCAAGTTCACACTCGCGCTGGTGACCGAGAAGTGCCGTGAGCATCGCATCAAGCCGGTGGTCGTCGAGGTGGCCGAGCGCCAGAGCAGCACCCACGGTGTCTTCGAATGCGAGTACTTCGCCGTCAACCACTCCATTCCCGGCTGCCTGGCCGTGGGTATCCACACCGGCGCGGGCACCGTGCTGCACACCGGCGACATCAAGCTCGACCAACTGCCCCTCGACGGCCGGCCGACGGATCTGCCCGGGATGTCGCGGCTCGGCGACGCCGGGGTGGACCTGTTCCTCTGCGACTCGACGAACTCGGAGATCCCCGGGGTGGGGCCGTCGGAAAGCGAGATCGGCCCGGCCCTGCACCGGCTGATCCGCGGCGCACAGGGGCGCGTGATCGTGGCCTGCTTCGCCTCCAACGTCGACCGGGTACAGCAGATCATCGACGCGGCGGTGGCGCTCGGACGCCGAGTGTCTTTCGTGGGCCGGTCGATGGTGCGCAACATGGGCATCGCCCGCGACCTCGGCTACCTGCGGGTGGCCGACCAAGATGTCCTCGACATCGGGGCCGCCGAGATGATGCCGGCCGACCGGGTCGTGCTGATCACCACCGGCACCCAGGGCGAGCCGATGGCGGCCCTGTCCCGGATGTCGCGCGGCGAGCACCGCAGCATCACACTGACCGACGGCGATCTGATCATCCTGTCGTCCTCGCTGATTCCGGGCAACGAGGAGGCCGTGTTCGGTGTGATGGACGCGCTGGCCAAGATCGGTGCCCGGGTGGTCACCAATCAGCAAGCACGCGTTCATGTTTCGGGACATGCCTACGCCGGCGAACTGCTGTTCCTCTACAACGGCGTGCGGCCCCGCAATGTGATGCCGGTGCACGGCACCTGGCGGATGCTGCGCGCCAACGCCGCGCTGGCCGCCCGCGCCGGCGTGCCCGAGGAGAACATCGTGCTGGCCGAGAACGGCGTCAGCGTCGATCTGGTCGCGGGCCGGGCCCGGATCGCGGGCGCGGTGTCGGTGGGCAAGATGTTCGTCGACGGGTTGATCACCGGAGACGTCGGCGATGCGACGCTGGGCGAACGACTGATCCTGTCGTCGGGGTTCGTCGCCGTGACGGTCGTCGTCCGGCGCGGCACCGGCAAGCCGGCCGCCCCGGCGTACCTGTATTCGCGCGGCTTCTCGGAGGACCCGAAGGCGCTGGAACCCGTGGCCCGCAAGGTCGAGACCGAGCTGGAGAACCTGGCCGCCCAGAACATCACCGACCCGACCCGGATCGCGCAAGCGGTGCGGCGCACCGTCGGCAAGTGGGTGGGGGAGACCTACCGGCGCCAGCCGATGATCGTGCCCACGGTCATCGAGATCTGA
- the dapA gene encoding 4-hydroxy-tetrahydrodipicolinate synthase produces the protein MVTPFKPDGTLDLETAARLATRLVEAGCDGLVLSGTTGESPTTTDDEKIALLRTVVDTVGDRARIVAGCGTYDTAHSVHLAKRCAEAGAHGLLVVTPYYSRPPQSGLLAHFTAVADATDLPVMLYDIPPRSIVPINWDTMRELAHHPNIVAIKDAKADLPGAAQIMAETGLAYYSGDDALNLPWLAMGAVGFVSVWGHVAASQLRELLTAFNSGDIATARKIAVTLTPLNAAQHRLGGVTLSKAGLRLQGFDAGEPRLPQMPADGQQLRELAADLRAAAVLR, from the coding sequence ATGGTTACTCCGTTCAAGCCGGACGGAACGCTCGATCTGGAGACCGCTGCGCGCCTGGCCACGCGGCTGGTCGAGGCCGGCTGCGACGGCCTGGTGCTCTCGGGCACCACCGGCGAGTCGCCGACCACCACCGACGACGAGAAGATCGCGTTGTTGCGCACGGTGGTCGACACGGTCGGCGACCGCGCCCGGATCGTCGCTGGATGCGGTACCTACGACACCGCGCACAGCGTGCATCTGGCAAAGCGGTGCGCGGAGGCGGGCGCGCACGGGCTGCTGGTTGTCACGCCCTATTACTCGCGGCCGCCGCAGTCGGGCCTGCTGGCGCACTTCACCGCGGTGGCCGACGCCACCGACCTGCCGGTGATGCTCTACGACATCCCGCCGCGGTCGATCGTGCCGATCAACTGGGACACCATGCGCGAGCTGGCTCACCATCCCAACATCGTGGCGATCAAGGACGCGAAGGCTGACCTGCCTGGAGCCGCCCAGATCATGGCCGAGACCGGGCTGGCCTACTACTCCGGGGACGACGCGCTGAACCTGCCGTGGCTGGCCATGGGCGCGGTCGGGTTCGTCAGCGTCTGGGGGCACGTCGCCGCGAGCCAGTTGCGAGAGCTGTTGACCGCCTTCAACTCCGGCGACATCGCCACCGCCCGCAAGATCGCGGTCACGCTGACACCGCTCAACGCCGCGCAGCACCGACTGGGCGGCGTCACGCTGTCGAAGGCCGGCCTGCGACTGCAGGGCTTCGACGCCGGTGAGCCGCGCCTGCCGCAGATGCCGGCCGACGGTCAACAGCTGCGAGAACTGGCCGCCGACCTCCGTGCCGCGGCGGTGCTTCGGTAG
- the thyX gene encoding FAD-dependent thymidylate synthase, which produces MARIAPLRVQLIAKTEFVAPTDVPWSTDADGGQALTEFAGRACYQSWDKPNPRTATNESYLRHIIDVGHFSVLEHASVSFYITGISRSCTHELIRHRHFSYSQLSQRYVPEHDSEVVVPPGVEDDPALTEIFAAAADASRAAYAELLAALEAKLGDQPNAVLRRKQARQAARAVLPNATETRIVVSGNYRAWRHFIAMRASEHADVEIRRLAIECLRRLTDVAPAVFSDFEITVLADGSEVATSPLATEI; this is translated from the coding sequence GTGGCCCGGATAGCGCCGCTGCGCGTGCAGCTGATCGCCAAGACGGAATTCGTCGCGCCGACCGACGTGCCGTGGAGCACCGACGCCGACGGCGGTCAGGCGCTCACCGAGTTCGCCGGCCGCGCGTGCTACCAGAGTTGGGACAAACCCAACCCGCGCACCGCCACCAACGAGTCCTACCTGCGCCACATCATCGACGTCGGGCACTTCTCGGTGCTCGAACATGCGTCGGTGTCGTTCTACATCACCGGGATCTCCCGTTCGTGCACCCACGAGCTCATCCGGCACCGGCACTTCTCGTACTCCCAGCTGTCGCAGCGGTACGTGCCCGAGCACGATTCCGAAGTGGTGGTGCCGCCCGGTGTGGAGGACGACCCCGCGCTGACGGAGATCTTCGCCGCCGCGGCCGACGCCAGCCGCGCCGCCTACGCCGAGTTGCTCGCGGCCCTGGAGGCCAAACTGGGCGACCAGCCCAACGCGGTGCTGCGCCGCAAACAGGCGCGCCAGGCCGCCCGTGCGGTGCTACCCAACGCCACCGAGACCCGCATCGTGGTCAGCGGGAACTACCGGGCCTGGCGCCACTTCATCGCCATGCGCGCCAGCGAACACGCCGACGTGGAGATCCGCCGGCTGGCCATCGAGTGTCTGCGGCGACTCACCGACGTCGCACCGGCGGTGTTCTCCGACTTCGAGATCACCGTTCTGGCCGACGGCAGCGAAGTGGCCACCAGCCCGCTGGCAACCGAGATCTGA